A segment of the Desulfobacterales bacterium genome:
CAAAGAACCGATATCAACAGGTCGGGAAAATGTTACCGGCGCTGTGGGTGCCACCGACATCCCTGATGCCGATCCGTACCGGATTTCCTTACCCCAAGATGCTCTCCTGCTCAGTGAGGCATACACGATCCGCTCCTATGAGGTGGAAGCCGGCGGACGGCTCAGCCTCTCGGCGCTGTGCAATTTCATGCAGGACGCCGCCGGAAAACACGCCGACGAACTCGGCCTATCCGTCGCTCAGTTGCAGAAAGAAAGCAAAACCTGGATGCTCTCACGCCTGGCATTACAGATGAAATCGTATCCGGGTTGGCAAGAAACGTTTCGTGTTACGACCTGGCCATCGGGAAGCCGACGCCTGTTCGCACTCCGTAATTTTCTCTTCCATGACAATCAGAACCGCCTGATGGGATCTGCCGCCACGGCCTGGCTGATCATCGATACGCAAAACCGCCGTCCCCTAAGAATTGAACCGTTCCTGAAAAAACTGAACCCCGTCACGCAGGGATCCCAAACCTGTCCGGAACTGAACCTTTTTGAAAAGATTCCCAAACTCAGCGCCTATGAGCATGAAACGCGATTTCGGATCCGCTACCAGGATCTCGACACCAACCGGCATGTCAACAATGTCAGCTTTATTGAGTGGCTTGTTGAGAGCATGCCTGCCGAAGAACTGCAACGATCGATGCTGACCCGATTGGAGGTTAACTATGTGGCCGAAGCCTTTCATGGAGACTTCGTGATTTCCAAATCCCGACCCCTTGAGGGAAAGCCCGGTACATTTTTGCACAGTATCATAAAAGAAGATAGTGCTCAGGAGCTCATCCGCGCAAAGACCGTTTGGGAAAGGACGAGCCCGTAAACCATTATAGAAGTCAAACAGGGTAAAAAGGAGTATTGATGGCCGCTAAAAAATACCGCGTGTCTTCCGGGGTCAGCCAATTGGACCGGCTGCTGAACGGCCTGTTCATCGGCGACAATGTCGTCTGGTATGACGATGCCGGCAGCCTGGCTTCGGTGTTTTGCCACAACTTCATGCAGGTCTCGCAACGCCAGCGTAAAACCCATGATTTATGTCAGTTTTGACCGGTCTCCCCGCAATCTGTTGGAAAAACTGGGACCGTTGGCCGCATATAAAAATCTGACCCTGCTGGACTG
Coding sequences within it:
- a CDS encoding thioesterase codes for the protein KEPISTGRENVTGAVGATDIPDADPYRISLPQDALLLSEAYTIRSYEVEAGGRLSLSALCNFMQDAAGKHADELGLSVAQLQKESKTWMLSRLALQMKSYPGWQETFRVTTWPSGSRRLFALRNFLFHDNQNRLMGSAATAWLIIDTQNRRPLRIEPFLKKLNPVTQGSQTCPELNLFEKIPKLSAYEHETRFRIRYQDLDTNRHVNNVSFIEWLVESMPAEELQRSMLTRLEVNYVAEAFHGDFVISKSRPLEGKPGTFLHSIIKEDSAQELIRAKTVWERTSP